In the Nocardia asteroides genome, GCTCGGCCCCGGCAGCTCACCGAGCGGCGTGGGCACCGCGCGCTCCAGCGCGTCCGGCCGGCTCCAGGCCGCGCGGTCCAGCTCGGCCGCGGTGGCGAAGGCGCCCTGCGGGTCGGAGCCGAGCACGTCCTCCGGCAGCTCCGCGTCGCCGGTGATGTCGCTGAGCGCCGCGACCGACCCGTACATGACGGTGACCAGGTGGTCGAGCAGGGTGTGCACGTCCCATTCGGCGCAGAGCGTGGCCGCGCCGAGCGATCCGGGTTCCAGCGCGGCGACCGCGGCACCCGCGGTGTCCAGTGCCCGGTCGATCGCGGCGACCACCGTCTCCGTCTCGATACGGCCGATCGCGGGGTCCTGCACACGGTTCATGGGAATCCTTCTGGTCGATCGAGGCGATGCTGCCCGGAATACACACCGCTCACCAATGGAAACCCGAAATTGTGCGGCGCGCACCGAACAGCCGCCCGGGTTGACAAGGCAGGCCGGGATTGTCGGTCAGCCCGACCCTTCGCGCCGCTTCTCGCCCGGTTCCGGCTCGGTGCGGGCGATGCCGTGCTCGGTGCCGTCGTCGGCATCCTGGTCCGGCTCCGGATGTTCCGGCTCGAAGGTCGCCGGCAGCCCCTTGATGTGCCGGTTCATCGACCGGATCAGCAGGAACGTCCCGGCGAGCAGCACGAGCACGATGATCAGCCCGAGCGGCGACGCCTTGCCGAACTCGGGGCCGGTCGGGGTGCCCGGCGTCTGCGCGAGCACCTCGGTGAGCAGCGGTAGCGCGGACATCACCGGTGCTCGTCCCCGATCCCGGCGAACAGGTCGTGCTCCGGGAGCGCGGTCTTGACCCTGGTCTGCGCGAGCTCGAACTCCTCGGTCGGCCAGACCCGCTTCTGCAGGTCGAGCGGGATCGCGAAGAAGGCGCCGTTCGGGTCGATCTGGGTGGCGTGCGCGAGTAGCGCGCCGTCGCGCTGCGGGAAGTACTCCGAGCACTCGATCTGGGTGGTCACCCGCGACATCACGTCGCCGCGCTCCACCGCGTACTTGCGCGAGCGGTCCAGCCACTCCTGCAGCGGGAAGGGCTCGCCGAGCCGGTCGTACTCCTCGGCGAAGCGCTCCAGCCTGCGCAGGCTGAACCCGTGGTTGTAGTAGAGCTTGAGCGGGGTCCACGGCTCGCCCGCGTCCGGGAACCGCTC is a window encoding:
- a CDS encoding TIGR03086 family metal-binding protein; this translates as MNRVQDPAIGRIETETVVAAIDRALDTAGAAVAALEPGSLGAATLCAEWDVHTLLDHLVTVMYGSVAALSDITGDAELPEDVLGSDPQGAFATAAELDRAAWSRPDALERAVPTPLGELPGPSAALAHLLELTVHGTDLALAVGRPDLADDALCAALLEAVLGAGGLDLYRQPGWFDAAVPVADDAPGHLRLLAYTGRRF